In a genomic window of Brassica rapa cultivar Chiifu-401-42 chromosome A10, CAAS_Brap_v3.01, whole genome shotgun sequence:
- the LOC117129011 gene encoding protein POLLENLESS 3-like yields MLAPLHDSHWRALCLEPDKNKQCNLAICLMRMGRIQEAKSLIDAVRDSSAEIEFGDEPFTKSYDRAVEMLAEVESKDPEDGLSDKFYAGCSFANGTMKENKAPRNANRNHSHVPPSPESVRQT; encoded by the exons ATGTTGGCTCCTCTCCACGATTCACACTG GAGAGCTTTGTGTTTGGAGCCAGACAAAAACAAACAGTGCAACCTGGCCATCTGCTTGATGCGTATGGGTCGAATCCAAGAAGCTAAATCTCTGATTGATGCTGTGAGAGATTCTTCTGCAGAGATTGAGTTCGGAGATGAACCGTTCACGAAGTCTTACGACAGAGCCGTTGAGATGTTAGCAGAAGTGGAATCTAAAGATCCAGAAGATGGTCTTTCGGATAAGTTCTATGCGGGATGTTCATTTGCAAACGGAACAATGAAGGAAAACAAAGCTCCTCGAAACGCAAACAGGAACCACTCGCATGTTCCTCCTTCTCCAGAATCTGTTAGACAAACGTGA
- the LOC103846078 gene encoding uncharacterized protein LOC103846078: protein MAQRIPSGMDLIRLLRVMQSCVNPHKKWKPPPTNWLKCNTDGAWHKDRENCGLGWICRDNKEKLIWAGARAIQRLGSSIETEAEALQWAAETLVRFGYKRVIFETDSLTLAKMLNGEETVWLILQPTLQVISHLLSKIPEVAVQFSPRGGNKAADRIAKETFTYTSNVPKLYSVEPSW from the exons ATGGCGCAAAGAATACCGTCAGGAATGGATCTCATACGGTTACTCAGGGTGATGCAGTCATGCGTGAatcctcataag AAATGGAAGCCACCCCCGACAAATTGGCTCAAGTGTAACACTGATGGTGCGTGGCACAAAGACAGAGAGAACTGTGGACTCGGTTGGATCTGTCGAGATAATAAAGAGAAGCTAATTTGGGCGGGAGCAAGAGCGATTCAAAGGTTAGGGTCGAGCATTGAGACAGAAGCGGAGGCGTTGCAATGGGCAGCTGAGACTTTGGTAAGGTTTGGGTACAAGAGAGTGATCTTTGAAACTGACTCTTTGACCCTTGCAAAGATGCTAAATGGAGAGGAAACAGTCTGGCTCATTCTTCAGCCAACTTTACAGGTTATATCTCATCTTCTGTCCAAAATACCTGAAGTTGCAGTGCAGTTTAGTCCAAGAGGAGGGAATAAGGCTGCTGACAGGATAGCAAAGGAGACTTTTACTTACACGTCTAATGTCCCTAAGTTATATTCTGTAGAGCCAAGTTGGTGA